A stretch of the Leptospira stimsonii genome encodes the following:
- the thiM gene encoding hydroxyethylthiazole kinase → MIEKIWPSPEIVEDLSALRKISPLTHVITNIVVTNWTANVLLAIGASPAMVIAEEEVADFASIASGLLINVGTVTSTDAKVMRLAATAANKAGTPWVLDPVAAGALRFRTEVVQELLQQKPSVIRGNASEILALAGTAGGGKGVDSIASSSEALPFAIELSEKLGAVVAVSGEIDYITNGNQTIAVPGGHAMMTKVTGVGCSLGALMASFLGIQKDPLRAAVSASAVFAVAGARAARDSKGTGSFAVAFLDELNLLSL, encoded by the coding sequence ATGATTGAAAAAATTTGGCCCTCGCCGGAGATCGTAGAGGATCTTTCTGCACTTAGAAAAATTTCCCCCCTAACACACGTTATAACGAATATCGTCGTTACCAATTGGACCGCCAACGTTCTACTTGCGATCGGTGCTTCTCCCGCGATGGTGATTGCCGAGGAAGAAGTCGCCGACTTTGCTTCGATTGCGAGCGGACTCCTCATCAATGTAGGCACCGTTACGAGTACGGACGCAAAGGTGATGAGGCTTGCGGCCACCGCCGCAAACAAAGCGGGGACCCCTTGGGTTCTCGATCCGGTCGCCGCTGGCGCTCTTCGGTTTAGAACCGAGGTTGTACAGGAATTGCTTCAGCAAAAGCCGAGTGTAATTCGCGGGAACGCTTCCGAAATTCTTGCGTTAGCCGGAACCGCGGGAGGAGGAAAAGGAGTGGACTCGATCGCAAGCTCTTCCGAAGCCTTGCCTTTCGCAATAGAACTCTCTGAAAAGCTCGGCGCGGTAGTCGCGGTGAGCGGAGAAATCGATTATATCACGAATGGAAATCAAACGATCGCGGTACCGGGTGGTCATGCAATGATGACGAAAGTGACGGGAGTCGGTTGTTCTCTCGGCGCCTTAATGGCTTCCTTTTTAGGAATTCAAAAGGATCCGTTACGGGCCGCAGTTTCCGCTTCGGCCGTCTTTGCGGTAGCTGGCGCCAGGGCCGCTCGCGATTCAAAGGGAACCGGAAGTTTTGCCGTGGCTTTTCTGGATGAACTGAATCTTCTTTCTTTGTGA
- a CDS encoding MBL fold metallo-hydrolase, whose translation MKRYWFYFGVIGIVLMGILFALGYPKLVIDDSFLVGQRNPNPVSFVNPGVRFSFLRTATADTSEAFLYEGGNLFKKRIISHSALLVEHPKGKFLFDTGLGTDIKEQFALKPIHLRILMAYKDHIPAVELLKKEGYDPRQIEKVFLSHMHWDHASGVKDFPWAKVLTTEEERSGAFASDTRHGYIQRQFDGDQIRWENVKFQDVPYETYSRSLDLFQDGSIVFVPMAGHGGGSIGLFINLSPKQRYFFTGDISWSKEGFSLPAHKPRLSRRIADKDPETLGRELARVHDLIVHKPEIHVIPAHDSIAQEEIAKFPNWNR comes from the coding sequence ATGAAACGTTATTGGTTTTATTTTGGAGTTATCGGGATTGTGCTTATGGGGATTTTGTTCGCATTAGGATATCCTAAATTAGTGATCGATGATTCTTTTTTGGTTGGACAGCGAAACCCGAATCCGGTCTCGTTTGTGAATCCGGGAGTCCGTTTTTCGTTTTTAAGAACGGCGACTGCGGATACTTCGGAGGCATTTCTGTATGAAGGTGGAAATCTTTTTAAGAAAAGAATTATCTCTCATTCCGCTTTGCTCGTGGAACATCCGAAAGGAAAATTTTTATTTGATACCGGGTTGGGGACCGATATAAAAGAACAATTCGCTTTAAAACCGATCCATCTAAGAATTCTTATGGCATATAAGGATCATATTCCCGCCGTTGAACTTCTCAAAAAAGAAGGATACGATCCGAGACAAATCGAAAAAGTTTTTCTTTCTCACATGCACTGGGACCACGCGAGCGGCGTAAAGGATTTCCCCTGGGCAAAAGTTTTGACAACTGAAGAAGAGCGTTCCGGCGCCTTTGCTTCCGATACGAGACACGGTTATATTCAGAGACAATTCGACGGAGATCAAATCCGATGGGAGAATGTAAAATTTCAAGACGTTCCTTACGAAACGTATTCTCGAAGTCTGGACCTGTTTCAAGACGGAAGCATCGTGTTTGTTCCAATGGCCGGTCATGGCGGAGGATCGATCGGACTTTTTATCAATCTTTCTCCGAAGCAAAGATATTTTTTCACCGGTGACATCAGTTGGTCTAAGGAAGGTTTTTCGTTACCGGCGCATAAGCCGAGGCTTTCGAGAAGAATCGCCGATAAGGATCCGGAAACTCTCGGGCGGGAGTTGGCACGGGTTCACGATTTGATTGTTCATAAACCGGAGATCCATGTAATTCCCGCGCATGACTCGATCGCTCAAGAGGAAATCGCCAAATTCCCGAATTGGAATCGGTGA
- a CDS encoding TetR/AcrR family transcriptional regulator, with product MSEKGTVSKERMVRAMALSLETRGYNGTGLNEIVALSKSPKGSIYFHFPGGKEDLAAQAITTSGRELGAMLRSLLESSKTTASGIGAIFKALERKLIETDFSQGCPVATTASETASHSNPVSEACKTVFAEWKEELEEFFIRTGWERKKASELAISILCLLEGAILLSRTNRSSYPMKSAAKTAKILIQQGESE from the coding sequence ATGAGCGAAAAGGGAACGGTATCCAAAGAAAGAATGGTTCGAGCGATGGCTTTATCGTTAGAGACTCGAGGTTATAACGGAACCGGGTTAAACGAAATCGTTGCATTGTCGAAATCCCCCAAAGGGTCCATTTATTTCCATTTTCCCGGAGGAAAAGAGGATTTAGCGGCGCAGGCGATCACTACTTCCGGAAGAGAGTTGGGTGCGATGTTAAGAAGTCTATTAGAGTCTTCTAAAACGACTGCGAGCGGAATCGGAGCGATCTTCAAAGCGCTGGAACGTAAGTTGATCGAAACGGATTTTAGCCAAGGATGTCCGGTCGCGACGACCGCATCGGAAACCGCGTCTCATTCTAATCCGGTAAGCGAGGCGTGTAAAACGGTCTTCGCGGAGTGGAAGGAAGAACTCGAGGAATTTTTTATAAGAACGGGTTGGGAAAGAAAAAAAGCTTCTGAACTGGCCATTTCGATTCTTTGTTTGCTTGAGGGCGCCATTTTGCTTTCTCGAACGAATCGGAGTTCGTATCCGATGAAGTCTGCGGCCAAAACCGCAAAGATATTGATTCAACAAGGAGAATCGGAATGA
- a CDS encoding sensor histidine kinase — MFFKKINQIYGRRDYLTRKKAYHLFVTDLVIFIVSIVACLLYIRQGVRVGFLIFAVSAFVSIVFLLINRLEVAIYSILYLSLTALTFGIFFGMQNGNIYFSMATIIILFLHFSNSKLTIAVSCYTGILMAIRMYQYWGKGELSSAFIFDTILKFILFCTLAIITVRVLTSHKKEKEVFIREIHHRVKNNLQILSGFANLHQNNGVKGGDKQLESFNERILMLSKIHDAIYKSETDYEIDLNKVLIEIVGLVRIQNGPPIELIQSKNAAPLSIEISVPFAMIVYELLNNAVRHSRQENRENRIVVELHFANHRYFLTVLDSGPGIQMESTWTQPKTTGFTLISIMTQQLKGNFRFDSNEYGSKAVLEFSNQDLFASLLQ, encoded by the coding sequence ATGTTTTTCAAAAAAATAAATCAAATATACGGAAGAAGAGATTATCTTACCCGCAAAAAAGCGTATCACCTCTTTGTTACCGATCTCGTGATCTTTATCGTTTCAATCGTCGCATGTCTTCTTTATATCCGTCAAGGAGTCCGAGTCGGTTTTTTGATTTTTGCAGTATCCGCGTTCGTTTCCATTGTTTTTCTGCTGATCAATCGTTTGGAAGTTGCCATTTATTCCATACTTTATTTGAGCCTTACCGCGTTGACTTTTGGAATCTTCTTCGGTATGCAAAACGGAAACATCTATTTTTCAATGGCGACGATTATCATATTATTCTTACATTTCTCCAATAGTAAGCTTACGATCGCCGTTTCTTGTTATACGGGAATATTAATGGCCATTCGAATGTATCAATATTGGGGAAAGGGAGAATTGAGTTCCGCCTTTATTTTCGATACGATTCTGAAATTTATCCTCTTTTGCACGCTGGCAATCATCACCGTCCGAGTTCTTACGAGTCATAAGAAGGAAAAAGAGGTTTTTATTCGGGAAATTCATCATCGTGTTAAAAACAACCTCCAAATTCTAAGCGGATTTGCGAACTTACATCAAAACAACGGAGTTAAAGGCGGAGATAAACAGTTAGAAAGTTTTAATGAAAGAATTCTAATGTTGTCCAAAATTCACGATGCGATCTACAAATCCGAAACGGATTACGAGATCGACCTCAATAAGGTTCTCATCGAAATCGTCGGTTTGGTAAGAATTCAAAACGGTCCTCCGATAGAATTGATTCAAAGTAAGAACGCGGCTCCTTTGAGTATAGAAATCTCAGTTCCTTTCGCGATGATCGTGTACGAACTTTTAAATAATGCGGTTCGTCATTCTCGACAAGAGAATCGGGAAAATAGAATCGTAGTTGAATTACATTTTGCAAATCATCGCTACTTTCTTACGGTTTTGGACAGCGGACCGGGAATTCAAATGGAATCGACTTGGACTCAACCGAAAACGACTGGCTTTACTCTGATTTCCATAATGACGCAACAGTTAAAAGGAAATTTTCGATTCGACTCGAACGAATACGGCTCCAAAGCTGTTTTAGAATTTTCGAATCAAGATTTATTCGCAAGTCTACTCCAATAA